GGTACTCTTGATAAAAAGAAGTTGCCAAAAgctgatataaaaaataaatatatgtgggcTGCACTAAAGTCTGTATTTCTACAAATGCTGTAAACGTTTGCTGGTAGAAACCAGTGATTATGTAACAAGTCGATTTCAAAAATTACACCTCTTACAATTACTGTACATCCTGATTAGACAGTTGAGATCAAGTCACTAAACATCCTTACaattcaaaaagaaggaaatttattaACTCTCTGCttaggggggggaaaaaaaaggatttatgATGAGAAATCTGTACCAATCTTCCCAAATAGTTAGGGAGGAATAAGTTAAGGAGGTAACACAAATTTGGTGACTGTGAGGTGAAGTACTAATTTATGGTCCTTTGAAATAGAAAGCGGTGTCTGATAGACAGGTGTCTACGGTTACATAGCTTGGCTGGGCGGTGAGCAATGAAAGCTAGTGGTTCTCCGCAGCGCACCCGAGGGCCaaagctttttttccctcctggctctgcctcGCTGGTTCTCCCCAGCACCGGCTCTTTGGGGTCAAGGAAGGTTGGGGGCCCTCCTTCTCACTCTGCAGACCCGGGAGCATCCAATTCCGGTATCGCTGGCGGAGCTCTTGGGCCCCCGCCCCCGGGAGGGAACTGGCCTCCCAGCGAACCGCCCCAGGCATCCGCGCCACCCCCCAGCTCGTCAGTGCGGGTCGCCGGCCCTGTCGCCGAGGCCGAGCGCAAAGACCTCGCGTCGCCGTTTTGGAAAGCGACACTGCTCCCAGTTCGGGCGCAATCCCCGCAACCCGGGTCCCGGCTGGGGCCGCGCCGAGTCCCTAGGACTTTGACGGGTTAGGGCAGGCGACGCCGAGAGCCAAGCCGCCTCCAGCCCTCCCCAGCCCTACCCCAGCGCCGGCTCCAGTGCCCGAGCCCGGCGGCCCAGCGCCGCGCCGCGCGGGGAGAGAAGCAGCTGTTCCCAACAGCTGGGGGGCGGCGGCGCAGGGCGCCCCAGGTGCGGCCGCGGCCAATCGCAGGCGTCcggcccgccccctccccagccaggcgCCGACCCCCGGCCAGCgggggaagggagcagagaggggGAGAGGCGTCCTCGCCACTTGTCTTCCAGCTTCCGCGGCGGGAGGGACGGAACCCGAGCCGAAGCCGCGCGGAGTcccccgccccgggccccgccgccgccgcgcccccCGCCCGCCCACCTCCGCGCCTGGACGCTCTCATCGCCGACCCTCCCCGCGCCGCACCCGAGACACCTACctaatttctaggaaagaaaaatcTACCTCTAAACGCACCCGGTTCTTCGCTTGAGGACCACCTTCCCTTTTCAGCTTTGGCCTCCCCGCCGGGTGAGTGGAAACCGTTTGCACATCCTACAGAACCGGAGCCTAACCCAGACGATCCGGAGAATTTTACCGTGACCGGCAGGGGGGGCGGGAGGAGAGAGCGAAGTCAGGTCTCCGGGGCTGCTGGCGACTTCGGCAGCCGCGCGCCCCGCGCCCTCGGCCGACCCCGGCCGCTCGCCCCCGCCTCGCCGCCGCCCTCGCCCCCGGGCTCGCCCGCAGCCCCCGGCGGCCGCGCCAGAGTGCGGGAGACGCGGAGCCGGAGGAGGAGGCGCAGCCGCTGCCccagccgcagccgcagccgcagccgcagccggAGCCCGAGCCGCGGGGCGGGCGCGAAGATGCACACGACCCAGAAGGACACGACGTACACCAAGATCTTCGTCGGGGGGCTGCCCTACCACACCACGGACGCCAGCCTGCGCAAGTACTTCGAGGTCTTCGGCGAGATCGAGGAGGCGGTGGTCATCACCGACCGGCAGACGGGCAAGTCCCGGGGCTACGGATTTGTAAGTTGCgcggatggggatggtggtggaggGGGCGATAAAGAGCTTGGCGGGGAAACAGAGGAccacgggggcggggagggacagagtggCGCTTGGCCCGAGGGGTCGGAGTTGGGAGTGAGGGGCTCGGCGTGGCCGCGCGAGGACCCCAGCGGACGTGACCGGCGCTGCCTCTTCGCTCCCGGCTGAACTGAAAGTTTGCGCGCGGcggagctggggagggagggccgGCGCCTGCCTCGCGGGGTTCCGAGGGGACCGAGAGCGCTGCGGTGTCGGCGGACAGGCGgagcaggggtggagggagagaacaGTGAAGACTGCCGGATTTGGGGGTGCGGAGGTCTGGGAGGGAGGGTCCGTAGCCCCTTCGAATTGCACTCCCGGGTTGGAGGCCGGTCGTTAAGCGCGCTGTTGCTTTGTAAAAATGCGTGTCTTCCTGGCATTccggctggggcagggaggggacaccCCAGGAGGTCTGGGGCTTTTTTTCTTATGCCACCCCTTCCCAACCCTTTTTTAATTGCAAAGATGAGTTCTTTTGAAAGATGAACCTCTGGCTCTTTCTTTGCCGAAATGAAAGAGAGCATAGTAACCTTCCTGGAGATTTCAGCGAGCAAATTCAGCCGCCGAGGAGCCGGGAGCCCCAGCGTAGGACAATAGCTATTGTCGCTGGGGTGTGTTTGCGGGGTTGGGAACACCGGCCGGATGTGAGGCTAGTCTTTCTTTAAAGCAAACAGTGCCTCTCAGGCCGGGTAGGGACCTGGGGAATGGTCGGCGGAGGGGGAATCTGGAGGAGTTCTAAGACAGAATTCAGGCTTCCAAATCTCTACTAGGCCCTACTAGCACCCTTAGAactttggggggtgggagggcggtgtttctttctttcctcctttctgttttcttcttttgttttgttttgttttggatggAGGATCAAGGGATAAGttccagcccccccccccaaaaaaaagaaagaaaaagtttaagaccccccccccagcccctcagATTTATTAACACGAATGACTTCTCCAGTGCGATTGTTGGTTTCTTCAGGGGTTGATTTAGAGctttgtgtgtatgtctgtgtgtatgttgCTAAGGTCACCATGGCTGACCGGGCTGCTGCCGAAAGAGCCTGCAAGGATCCCAACCCCATCATTGATGGCAGGAAGGCCAATGTGAATCTGGCATACTTGGGAGCAAAACCAAGGATCATGCAACCAGGTGAGCAATGTCCCTCGACGCCCCACCCCCAACTagagaccccccccccacttctGAATAGAATGAATCCCTGATTGGGAAGACACTAGTTCCCTGAGAATCTGTAGATGTTTAGTAAAGGTGAGCTGTGGCTGGTTATTCTACCAAGGCATTAAAGGTAGATGAGAGTTGTAAACACTCCTTTCCTGACTTGAAATGTACCTATGGGCAAAAAATAGATCTTGGGGGTCAGTTCAGTTTGCACACACTCAGGCTTGAGCTTGACTCATCTGTTTCCTATATACAATCATAGTTCACTCTCCACTTTCTGGGTTTTAGCCACTTGTAGATCATTCACGTGTGGACGCTATGGGCCAAATGTGTCAACTCCAGCTGCTTATACTTCTTAGGGTTGTCTCTCCTTTTGCCACCCGTTGCCCTGTGTTCAAAGCGGGCAATTCAACTGGAACACTGAGCCAAGAGAAGCATAGGGGTGGTGGTTCCTGGCTGGTAAATGTTCAAAATAAAGTCCCAGAATATCTTAGTAATGAAAGAGGATGAAGAGGTTTCATGCACTCCAGGACCcttatgtcacagatgaagaaactgctgCAGAGATGAGAAAGGGTTTACTCCACAGTCACGTAGCTATTAGTCACCAAAAGGGAGAGAATTTTGTTTATGTGAAAACATGGCCTCTTGAATGGTTTACAACACTGCCCTTTGCACGAGCACAAATAATTGTGAATCGACTCTTGAACAAATGTAATCTTTTTCTTGGGCATTCAACTTAATGATTAAGTCGTGTACTCTTCATTCTTAAGTCTGTGCATCTGAAATTTTGGAAAGAGGTGGACACTTCAATCCAAACAGATTTACTAGGAAACTAGGTTGTCAAGAAAGGGAGTGCATGTGCAAATATTTGTGAGCATTAAAAAACATGTATTTGTctaatacagtgtgtgtgtgtctgtgttcgctatccagaaaagaaagaagagtttgttttgtgaatttttaatACTATAATCTGTAAAATCCAGACTCTTCCAAAGCATTGTCCAAAGCGTTCCAGAATGTTCCAAATTAAAAAGGCTTTTTTATAGATCATGATTCAGAATTGTAGGAAGATTTGTGACATGTAACTTCATTATCAAGTCCTATTGTTCTTGGTTTCATTCCACAAGAACTTTCTCTATGTCTGATTTTCTAAGGTCTTATTCTGTGTCTGTCAACTGAACTTTGCAGATCATTTTTAGTTTCCACTTGTAgcccattaaaatttttatttagatcAACAATAACATTagtaaaatgacttttaaaaatatgtataatattttctCTAAAGTATTAAAAGAATGATTACCTTTTCTAAGTGAAAGGTGTGATTGCATTTTATATGTAGAAGTAATAAATGCCTAACCATGCACAAATAGAGAATGTGGTATGTTTTATTGTTAGGTTTTGCCTTTGGTGTTCAACAGCTTCATCCAGCCCTTATACAAAGACCTTTTGGGTAAGTCAATTAATCAGGCCCTCCTAAGTTTCAATATGGATATCATTTGTTAACCTGCCTCTTTTTTATATCCAGATAAGACCATCATGTCACAGATTGTTCctggttatatatatttatatatgtttgtgtattttgaatgctgataaaataaatatttttagatgagTCAAGTTATCTGACCAAGTatgcagcctccagaacagaCACACTTGAGCTCatgattaacaaaacaaaacaaaacaaaaataccaggTATGACTTGTGTACCAGACGATTGTGTCCCAACACCATTACTACTGTTCAACTTGACTCAATTGTATTTATCTCTTTCTAACCTGACAGGGCTCGTATACAGTTAAGCTAACTGATCAGAAGGATACGATGATAAGAGGTGGAATAGTTCTGTTTGGAATTAAACTCTGTAACCAGTAGACTCAGACACACAAGCTCAGATGGTGATTAACGATGCATGgatgttgctgttgttgttttatttttcacaatagtCAATAGACCTCCgtgtgctttattttatttattacagtAATGAAGTGGTGTTGATAGCTAAACTGTGTGCTTTTTTACTTAATTGAAAAGAGCTGTAGtgaaagtgttttcttttcctcgGGGAAGGGGCtctttgtgtttttggttttggtggtggtgttgaCGGGTGTTGACTTTTGACTTTGCCATGGGAAGCAAAGGgccttttttttccttgcttttaagCTGTAGCCTGTGACTTCCATTTAACCATATTTTTGTAGTGAGTGCTAAATGGTGTGATTTCCCTCTGTAAGAATACAGATTCATCGCTTGCATGTCCTAAGTTTCTGTTTTACTGGGGTGTTTTTCTGGGAATGGGGTTCTTTCTTTGGCAATGTATATCCACATCTAGGCCTTCTAATGTAAAGGTTCAACAACTCTCATCAGATTTCGTTAACACTGGCCAGTTTTTTGAGTAGAGTAGCACTAACTTTCACCTTTCAGACCTGACTCAGGTGAACAGCCTGCTTATATTTGTGTTCTGTGGGTTCTGTGATTACCAGCTTTCCTCATTCAAGCTCCCTCATTTCCCTTCCATTCAGACGCGATATGGGTGGGAGATCCCCAACTACCTCAATTTATTCCGAACACCTAGGGTCTGTTTTGGCTGTTTTCTACCTGATCAACATGGTTGTAACTCTAATGCCAGAGATTTacactctctttttaaatattctaactGTTTAGAAGTGTTTCATTCTCAACAACAGTTTCTTTTCTAGCTTAGCACCTGAATATCTACTTGTGTAACCTGGAAGGTTGGATTCTATCTACAAAGATAGATGTCTACCTTATGTGTCTCCAAGAATAGAtccaaaaaagtaataataatttgaCTTGGAAGAGTCAAGTTATATTTTCCACGAATACCTTCTTTATAACCTTCCCTTTACCACATCAAGATCTCACTTACTGACAacccttacttttttttaaaccgtAGAAGAGTCTTCTGTCCAATATGATTAGAAAGGGCCTTCGTATACCCATAACAATTTATCAATGCCCCAGCCAAACCATTCCGGATACTGATGATAAACAGTGGGTTGATGGGTCCAACTACTTCTGTGGATCCCTCTCTCATTGGTCTAGACTATGTTTAAGGTAGAATTGGGGACGAGAACATACATCTTAAGAAGTGATGGTGAACTTAGTCATGATCTCACATTAATAATCTTGAGACAGTTGTTATACCGCTAAATCGATCAGCTGGTATTAGCATGTGAGTATTTTTCTCTGTGCTAGTGGATGGTACAAAATAAGGAGATTGCACTTTAGTTTGGGAAGCCAAACTAACACAAACGAATCAGGAACTATTAATTGCTAAATTACTTGGTATTATTTTAAGTACAAAAGGAATTCAGAAGAGCAAGAAAATAGGTGAGTTGGAGGAGTTGGACAAGGCTTTGTGAAGACTGGAACTAGCCTTGGACCAGTGGGTGGGTCCTGGACAGGTAAAAGGAAGAAGGGACATGTCTAAAGGCTGTAAGATGAGGGGAGCATCAGCGAaggcaaagaggagaaaagacTCAGCTCATGGAGAAACCAGACTCTTATGGAGGGTCTTGAGAGCTAGAATAGAAGTTTGGACTGGCTGTGGTAGTCCTTACAGATCCTTGAGAAAGAAAGTAGCACAAGGGCAGTAACAACCAGAATAAGATGTGTCAtatggaaattttaaatgaagCCTATTTTGATAGTAACCTTTGGTTTTTCATCCCTTCTAATATTAGCTGTCTTTATAAAGGATGGTGATTATTACTGTTTGCATAAATTGTTTGAACTTGAGATTCTTATTAGAAATAGATAGCATTCCAAATAGACCAAGCaagccttctctttcttttttaagggaTTCTTAACACTGCTCTAATTCCCGGAGTCTGTACCTAACAAATCACACCTGGTCATCCTAAATTCTATTTGAATGCCACATGTTCTTATTTTTAGGCCTGGAAAGAAGCTTGAGAATTTTTAATCTTACTTGACCTGTTTGAAATTCTAGGaactatttttttatatggtCTTTAAATGGCCCCCAGATTACTCTGGgcctttaaagagaaaaaccttGGCCTGAAGGAATTTCTGATGTAACACAGTGGGCAGATGTACAGAAATGTGTGGATTTGCTAAACAatatcttataaatattttatatttgaaagaatCATTTTCTTATTGAAACGTTGGAGAGGAGAGCCTATGGATCTGTGAGTAGAAAATTCCGGGCTAGTTTAGATCACGTTGAAATACACTTCAATATTTACTTAGTactcctttaagtgctaagtttTACTCTAACTGTGTTAATGCATAATAAGTGTTATACTGTCCACTAAGTAGAGCAGGAGGGACAGTAATTAACATTAACTGATCACCTGCTACTTGCCTGGTACTGATAAGGgatttacataaattatataatttaattatcaCAGTAATTATTTGATGAAGGCACTGTTAATGTCCTTTCCATGGGTGAaaaactgagatgcagagaggttaattaacttccCTCAGGGACTACTAAGTGATAGAGTCTGGTTCTAGGTTCCGAATCATGGCCTCCAAAGCCATGTTCTTTCCTCTGTGTCAAGCTGTAGTCCGGAAGACGCAACTCGGCTCTCTCTTATAATCTAGTAAGAAAACTGAGAAGCGCCCAGAAGGGCTGTCTATATGGCTTCAGATAAGGCAGAGAGACATCAGGTTGGTGGGATCCAGGAAGTCTTCATGAAAGAGGTAGAGGTTGACCGAGATTTTAAACTATGATGGAGGATAGGGAACTCTTGCCATGAATATATTCCTCACTGTAGGCTCTTCAcatagataattttatttaatgcacAGCAATTCAGGGTTGGAAATACTAGGATTGGAAATATTAGGTTCATTTCACTTATGAGAAATATGTGAGACTAAAAAGGTGAAGCAAATTCCTGAAGGCTTTACACGTGGTGAGTGGTAGAGCTAGGGTAGATAGGATTGCGATTTCAACAGTTAAAGATGGAGTGAGGATTGGCATCCCTGACAGAGGGATGTCACGAGCGAAGGTGAAGCTCTAGGTGTGTGTGGTATGTCCAGGAAACATTGAGGAGCCCAGCTGACCTGGGTTCAAGGAAAGGTGAGAAGAAATACTGGAAAAAGTATTTTGGAGCCAGAAGTATAAAAGGCCTGGCATGCCAAAGTTTAAGAAGTTTGCACTTAGTTTGGTAGGATGTTAGGGACCTAGGTTACTTTAAACAAGTGAATGAGATGCAGCCTGTGTCAGCAGTTTATGTGATAGGTTCAAAGAGGAAACCCTTTAGGATGTCAAAAGTCACAGAGAGATGCCCGAGGGACCTGAAGAgataggaagaaaaggaaaacatagtaaattttctttgaaagttGTCTGAGGTGTCGGCCTTGCTCTTGTGCTTTTATTTCTGCTAGGCATTTACACTCTATGATTCACTGAGGGAAAGGATGTTGGTAGTTCTCTAGCAGGAGGGAGATTCCCAAATTGCCTTAATGGGTTCAGCAGACTATTAAAAGAGCTCCTAATACAGGAATTGCTTCAGAAGTGCCACCTCACCCTTTAGTCCGATTCTGCCTGCCTTCTGAACTATTTTAGTCTCTCCGTGGTCTTCTGGATTCTCCTTTCCCTAAGACTTAAAAACTAGGGTTTCATTTGCTTGCTAGATAGCTTCCTAACCCTTGCCAGACTTCATGTAGGTTTCTGATATTCCAAGGAACTTTATACTCATTGGTTGGCATTTTCAAGTGAAAACTATTAATGTAAAATAAACGCAGAGACAAGAGTCCTGTAAGCAACACTGCCTGTGTATCATTTAAAGcattcttcacacacacacacacacacacacacacacacacacttttatccTGCCTTTTTGTAGGCTAAACTTATTTTCAGTTACCACCTTTATTTAGAGATACAAGCCTAGCAACTATCGTATTGTCTTTGGAACTTTGGGAGCACAGGGGTTAATGTTTCAGTATCAGTGAGATTCATACTGGCTGGCCTTTGGAGCTGATAGATGTTTTACTTTGGCCTTATAAAGACATTTTACCCGCTGGAAACCCTTGTCGCATGACAGGATCAAAAATAGCCCGGCTGCAGCCCCTGCTGTCCATCACCACATGTAAACTGGCATGAGTAAGGCTTTCTTATCCGTGTCTGCACATCGTGGACACGGCGGCCTCCAGGGACGGTGTTTCATAAAGCCACACCTGTCGCTCTGAACGAGCCAGTCACCTGACCTGCAGAGAAGTTCTGATTGTGTGCATGACCACCCGTCTGGTTTCTGACAAGCAATTAAGAACATCTCTAAGTGTCCTCAGAAACACTTGATGACGTCGTTTCTCCTGGCACTGGGAAAGATCTACAAGTCTAGTAAAATTGAGTGTATTTTTATCATTGGGGTCAAAGTTCACTACCCTCTGTGATAAATTCATCTTTTCCATGGATGTTGGTTAATGAGTGCTTTCAGTAAAACTCTGAAAAGGCAAAGCAAAATTTATGTTTTCATAATCTAAATATGAAGTTTTCTGTTTTGAGTTCTTTAAAATTCGAAGATTGTTACTTGTGCTTGTACTTCTTGTAAGTTGCTTTTGGCAACAACCAGATGGCATTATGGTgtcatatttttagaaatataggGGGTTTTGATGGAGATTATTCTAAAGAAGGATGAAAATAAATCAGATATTCACGGTAGCGTTTTAACTGGGCAGTTATGAATCGCAAGAGTGAGAACTGAGAtgcatggttttttaaaaatacctcttgtgatttctttttttttaacaaaattaactTTTAAGTAAGGCCATTGGAGTGTGTCTTGTATGTGACCTCtgaatgtatcattttaaaaggTACTCAATTTTGTTTCACTTTCTAGAACTTTTGCAGGATAATACACCATAATAGAATTGATTTGTACAAAATATCTACCAGTAGGGAAGATTTAAAACAGATATGCTAATAAATCTATTTCTGTTGAGTTAGAGGATAAAACAAGacttagtagatgctcaaaaaaaaagtttccttacTCTTATTGTGTAATCCTTTTgatattaattttagaaatatttagttgTGTTTCCCTGACCCTACCTTTTCCCTCAACCTCATCATTTCCCCAAAACCCCTTCTGTCTGTCTTGCATAGAGATAAACAAGCTGGCTGACCTTCGGTTGCCTGATAGTCAAACAGGTTTGATTGACCCTTGTGTCTTTATGAAtttaatggagaaaaagaaagaaagaaagaccaaaAGCGTGCTGCACATCTCTTTGGGAATCACTGCCATGAATGTTAATAGCATTTCTGTAGCTTCCCACAACAGCCTCTTGTGATAGAGTGAGCTGCACTACAGTTCGTTTGAGAAGTGTGATTCTGCTGTGTTTACCACACTTGTGATCTTTTAAactccttttttattttggcgcctgcttctcttttcattattattatctttaataAGGGTGACTGAGGTTGCAGAGAGATTAATGTGTGCTGAGTCTGCATAGCAATTTCCAGTAGGGTTGCCATGATAATAAACATACAGCTTTTGTTGAAATTTACTGTAGTTTTTGAGAAACTGGCCATCACCCTTATGGAATTGAACGATCACAGATCCCCTTTGGATTCCTGGTTTCACGGTTAAGAATTTTTCTATTGTCCAAACCGTTTTTGTTGAACGAACTCACCACAAAATTTTCTCAAGTCTTAACTCAATTcagcatttattaaatacctcCTCTGTGCGAGGCCCTCCTGAaacttgatttatttttccaaacttCGGCTCCATGCCATTTCTTGGTTCCAAAATGATCCTGAATCAAAATTCTGGCCGGGAGGGTATCCTATTTTCGTTGTTGAATTCCTTCTGGGGCACTCCATGATTTGGGCTCCCGCCAGAGTACTTTCACAGGTGACTGGCAAGTCGATATTGTGGCAACCCTATGCTCATAATAACCACTAAATTTGAGTTTGGTCTGATCTCGGCAGAAGCCACGCTCCAGACAGGAGGCAACTCCTGCCTGACTCTGTTTTCCGTTTCTCGACAGGATACCTGCCCACTATGTCTATCCGCAGGCTTTTGTGCAGCCTGGAGTGGTCATCCCGCACGTCCAGCCGACCGCAGCGGCCGCCTCCACCGCACCTTACATTGACTACACGGGAGCCGCGTACGCACAGTACTCGGcggccgccgcggccgccgccgccgccgccgcctacGACCAGTACCCGTACGCAGCCTCCCCGGCTGCCGCGGGCTACGTCACGGCCGGGGGCTACGGCTACGCGGTGCAGCAGCCAATCACCGCCGCCGCACCTGGGACCgcggcggccgccgccgccgcagctgccgccgccgctgcctTTGGCCAGTATCAGCCTCAGCAGCTGCAAACAGACCGGATGCAATAGGCCAGAACCTGATCAAAGTCGAAttgtttcctctttccctcccgaTTTCCCAATTTTCAGTAGCTAATAAGAGTTAACATTGActtaatagctttaaaaaaaaaaaaaaaaaaagctatgctaTTGTGAAGCAGAATTatgatgattattttttttaatactccagTAGTAGTTCTAGACATGAAAGAGATGAGAATGAGGGGGGGAGTGGGCGCAGTTTTGGAAATCAATCCCAAAGAGCCTGAGTAAATAAAAGGCCGCGACGAAACGGTGGCAGGAGGAACAATGGAACTTCACT
Above is a genomic segment from Eubalaena glacialis isolate mEubGla1 chromosome 7, mEubGla1.1.hap2.+ XY, whole genome shotgun sequence containing:
- the RBM24 gene encoding RNA-binding protein 24, which codes for MHTTQKDTTYTKIFVGGLPYHTTDASLRKYFEVFGEIEEAVVITDRQTGKSRGYGFVTMADRAAAERACKDPNPIIDGRKANVNLAYLGAKPRIMQPGFAFGVQQLHPALIQRPFGIPAHYVYPQAFVQPGVVIPHVQPTAAAASTAPYIDYTGAAYAQYSAAAAAAAAAAAYDQYPYAASPAAAGYVTAGGYGYAVQQPITAAAPGTAAAAAAAAAAAAAFGQYQPQQLQTDRMQ